The Sandaracinus amylolyticus genomic interval TCGACCGCTTCCTGATCGTCGCGCGCCGTCGAGAAGACGCGTGACTTCTCGGCGGGCACCGGCGCGTTGCGCGGGACGATCGGCGCGCAGAACCCGCCCGCGGTCTCGAGCCCCAGCGAGAGCGGCGTGACGTCCATCAGCAGCGGCGCGGGCGCGGCGGTCGCGATCGGCAGCTCGGGGACGTGCGGCGCGAGCCGAGGATCCTGCGCGGGCGGCTCGCTCGCGGGCATCGCGAAGTCGTCGGGGGAGAGCGCGAGCTCCTCGAGCACGATCGGAGCGGGCTCTTCGATCTCGAGGATCGGCGTCGGCGGCGGCCTTCGCGGCGGCGGGGGAGGCGGCGGCGCGAGACGCGCGGGCGGCGGAGGCGGCGGAACCGGCGGCGCGTCGGGCGGCACCGACTCGAGCTCGACCTCGAACATCCCGGCATCGAGCGGGTCGCGCACCATCGGCGCGGGCTCGGGCAGGCCGAGCGGCGCGTCGAGCGCGGCGATGCCCTCGGCGAGCGCGTCGCGCGTCGGTGCGCTCGCGGGCTCGTCGCCGAACGGCGCGTCGATCGACGACGATACGCCGATGCCGAACGGCACGGTCGCGTCGCGCCGCGGCTTCTTGCGCGGCGCCTCGGGCAGATCGAACGGCGCGTCGACGTTCGCCGCCACCATCGGGCGCGCGGTCGGCTCGGCGAAAGGCGCGTCGATCGGCGCCGGCACCGCGACCTCGATCGGGCGGCGCGCGGGCGTCGCGTTCTCGCGCGTCGCGGGCTTGCCGCGCGAGAGCGGATCGTCGAGCTCGAGCAGCCCGGAGTCCGACGTCGTCCCGACGCGCGCGGGCGGCGCGAGCACGGCGACGCTGCTCGGCCCGAGCTCGAGCGACGTGCGCGCGAACGGATCGACCGGAGGCGGCGCGGGCATCGAGTCGGGCCCCGCGAGCGACGCGGGCGAGGGCACCACCACGTTGCGCGCCCCGAGCGCGAGCGCCGACGGCGGCGGCACGAGGCGCGGCTTCGGCACCGCGACCGGCGGCGGCGCGAACGCGGGTTGCTTCGGCAGCTCGCCGCTCCGCGGGCCCGACGCCAGCGTCCCCTTGCGCAGCGCCGCGCGTCCTCCCGGCGGCGCGCCCGGCGCGATCGACGCAGCGGGCTTGCCCGCGAGCGTCCACGCGTGGATCGCCGCGCCCTGCGCGACCACGAGATCGGGATCGATGTCCGCGCGCGGCGCGCGCCCGAAGTGCTCCTCGACCATGCGCCGCACCAGCGGGATGCGCGTCGAGCCACCGACGAGCACCACGTTGTCGATCTCGCGCGGCCTGCGCCCCGCCTCGCGCAGCGCGTCCGCGACCACGTCGAACGTGCGCGCGATCAGCGGGCGCATCCGCGCCTCGAGCTCCTCCGCGGTGATGCGGAACGTGAAGTCGATCGTCTCCGCGCGCCGCATCAGCCCGCCCGGCTTCGTGAACAGCTGCTCGAGCGTGAGCTCCGCCTCGGGCACGCTCGAGAGCTGGCACTTCGCCCACTCCGCCGCCGCGCGCACCCGCTCGAACGCCTGCAGGTCGCCGCGCACGTCGTAGCCGTGCTCCTTCGTGCACGCGTCCGCCATCAGCTCCGCGATCGCGAGATCGATGTCGTCGCCGCCGAGGAACGTGTCGCCCGCGGTCGAGACCACCTCGAACACGTCGCGATCGAGATCGAGCACCGTGATGTCGAACGTGCCGCCGCCGAAGTCGTACACCGCGATGGTCTCGGGCTTGTCGCGCCCGTAGCCGTAGGCGAGCGTCGCGGCGGTCGGCTCGTGGATGATCCGCAGCACCTCGAGACCCGCGACCTTGCCCGCGGCCTGCGTCGCGCTGCGCTGCAGCTCGTTGAAGTTCGCGGGCACCGTGATGACCGCGCGCCTGCACTCCACGCCGAGCGCGGCCTCCGCGACCTCGCGCAGGTGACGCAGCACGAGCGCGCTCAGCTCGGGCAGCGCGTACGTGCCCTTGCGGACCTTCACCTGCACGCCGCCGGTGCGGCTCGGCTCGATCGCGAACGCGAAGCGCTCGCGCGCGCGCTGCACCTCGGGGCTCGTGAACGGTCGCCCGATCAGGCGCTTCACCGAGTACACGGTGTTCTCGGCGTCGACGAGCCTGCGCTCGCGCGCCGCGTGACCGACGAGCACCTGCCCCTCGGGCGTGAACGACACGCACGAGGGCACGAGGCGGTTCCCGTCGGGATCGGCGAGGACCCGCGCGTGCTGTCCGTCGGTGATCGCGACGACGGAGTTCGTGGTCCCGAGGTCGATCCCGAGGACGGGGCTTTCGGTCAACACTGCGCTCCCACGAGCTCGGGGTGGACGCCGAGGGCGCCCGACAACATGACGGGGCGGGATTGTACCCGGTCGAAGGAGCGGACGAGTGACGAAGAGCGACGCGCGGTTCGAGGTCGGTGTGGTGCCCTCGGTGGGCTTGCTCGTGCTGCGCGCGGGCGTCGGGATGACGATGGCGATCGCGCACGGATGGCCGAAGCTCGAGCGCTTCATGGGCCCCGAGCCGCGCTTCGCCGATCCCTTCGGCCTCGGCGAGGTGCCGAGCCTCGCGCTCGCGATCTTCGGTGAGCTCGTGTGCGGCGTGCTGATCGCGCTCGGCCTCGGGACGCGCCTCGCCGCGATCCCGTTCGCGTTCACGATGCTCGTCGCGGTCTTCGTCGCCCACGCGGCGGACCCGTGGAGCGACAAGGAGCACGCGTTCCTCTTCCTCGTGCCGGCGATCGCGCTGATGATCACCGGCCCCGGCCGCTACTCGATCGACGCCTGGATCGCGTCCCGCCGGAAGCGCTGATCCTCGTTTCCGGGAGGGGGCTTGGAAGACCCCTCCCCCCGACCGGCAAAGCCGGATCGGGTCCCCCCGCCCCGAACACTGCGCGCGGGGCCCCAGCCCCGCTTGCTCTCTCGTTCGCTCGCTCGTCCGTGGCAGGACGTCAGGTCGGGTCGCAGACGCCGTCGCACGTCTGCACCACGGTGCCGTCGGGGCGGAGGAACAGATCGATCTGCTCCACCGCCGCCGGCGACTCGCGCACCCCGCTGTGCGCCGGGTTGTCGCCGCCCGGATTGCGGGTGCCGAGCGGCAGCACCGGCACCTCGGGGATGTCGAACACGACCATCGCGTCGGTGCCGAGCGATGCGCCCATGTCGGCGGTGAGCGCCTCCATGTTCCACGGCTCGTACGGCGCCGGGCTCGCGTAGCCGATGCCCATCGTGCGCGCCGCGATGTGCGCCGCGACGTTCGGCACCTGCGCGTCGTCGCGCCCGATCTGCGAGAGCACGTGCTTGAGCGGCGTCGCGCCCGACGCGCACACGTCGTCGGCGCACGGCAGCGGATCGCTCAGCACGTGCGGCGCGTACGTCGCGGGCTCCGCGAGATCGAAGAGCGACTGCGCCATCACCATCAGCATCGAGCGCTGCAGCGGGTCGCGGTAGCCGAGCTCCATGATGCTGCCGTACGTCACCCAGTTCGACGAGCGCGGGATCATGATCGAGTAGGTCATCCCGCCGACGCCGACCACGAAGCGATCGACGTCGACCGCGATCCCCGCGAGCGAGAGCCCGAAGATCCCGCCCTGGCTGTTGCCGTAGTAGTAGAGCTCCTCGCGATCGATCGCGGGCGCGGTGCCGCCCGCGTCGAGCGGGATCTGCAGCTCCGCGAGCTCGGCGCAGCCACCCTCCACCGAGAACGCGCGGTGGAGGAACACGTGGTTCACCACGCCCTGCACCGCGCGCTCGCCGAACGACGTGAACAGCGAGAAGTTCTGCAGCGTCTGCGCGACGCGCGTCACGTCGAGGCGCGACCAGCCCCACCAGTCGATCTGCACCGAGACCATCTCGTTCGCCTCGATGGTGCGGCTCACCGTCCCGCCGTCGCCGTAGCGATCCCCGAAGAGGCCGTGCCCGTAGTCGAGCAGGCGCACCGGCTCGCCCCCCGCCGCGACGCGCGCGCGCACGCTGTTCGGGATGCGGATGATGAACGGCACGTCGGCCCAGCCGTTCTGCGCCGGCTCGCCGTCGCCGTCGCGGCTGAGCACCGACTCCTCGTGCGAGTCGGGATCGGTGCCGCCGAGGAAGAGCGGCACGCGCACCGTGCCCTCGATCTCGCGCCAGATCTCGGCGCGCGGCGCGTCGCGCGTCTCGGTCACCGTGCAGCGCGGCGCGGCGGTGTCGGTCGCCATCGCGCGCAGGCCCTGATCGCGCACCGAGATCGTGTCGTGCCACGCGAGCTCGTCGGTGCCGGTCTGGAAGTCCCACGCCTCGATCAGCGTCGCGCGCTCGACGCCCGCGGTCTCGAGGCGCGTGAAGACGTCCTCGAAGTGCGCGCGGCGCGACTCGATGTCGCTCGCGTCGGGCAGCGGCGTCTCGTCGCGCAGCGCGCGGAAGTACGCGGAGGGCTCGATCGCGCTGCCGTCGGTGTGGCGCAGATCGCGGATCGCGACGAGGTAGCGGCGCTGCTGCGCGAGGCGCGCCGCGGGCCGGATGTAGAGCGGACGGCGCGCGGGATCGATGTAGTCCCACGTGTCGATCTCGGCGAAGTGCGCGACGCGCTCGCCGGTCTCCGCGTCGATCAGCACCGTGGGCGAGCCCTGCGCGAGGCTGTCCTGGATGTGCTCCTCGTCCGGCAGGTTCGAGGGATCGACGTCGTCGAACGCGGTGATGATCGACGTCGCCGGGCTGAACCCGTCGAAGCGCGAGAGGATCGTCGGGTCGACCGGCACCGCGCGCGAGTTGAGCGGCATCGCGGCCTCGGGGATCTCGATGCGCACGCCGGTCGCGGTGGTCTCGTCCTCGGCGAGGTAGCGGCTGGACGGCCACGGGAGCAGGCAGTCCATCGGGCTCACGTTCTCGCACTCGGCGGGGTACGAGGGCCCCGCGTCGGGCGTGCCGGCGTCGGGATCGACGCTCCCGTCGTCGTCGTCGCCACACGCGACGAGCAGCAGCGCGGAGAGCAGGGCGACCCACGACCAAGCAGAGAAGCGCATGCGCGCGAGGATACAGCGCAGGCGTCGTGGACCGGCAGTGGCGGAATCGGCCGCGATGCGCTGGCCGGCGTGGACAGGCGTCGGATCACGAGGAAGGGCCGGAATCCGCGGCGTGAGCGCGCGCCGCGGGACGGGGAGGCACCGGACGCGCGGCGGCAGGCGTGATCGGATCTCGCGGGAGGCACCGGACACGCGTCGGGGCACGTGATCGGGTCTCGCGGGCGACACCGGACACGCGTCGGGGCTCGCCCTCGGATTCCGCGGGAGGCACCGGACGCGCGTCGGGGCGCGTGATCGGATCTCGCGGGAGGCACCGGACACGCGGCGGGACGCGTGATCGGAAGCCGACGGCGGGCGCGGACACGCGTCCGGAGCCGCGATCGGAAGTCGTCGGGCGCTCGCGCCACGCGTCGGGGGCGATCATGGGAACGCGGAGCGCGGTCGCGCCGCGCGGCGGGTGCGACGTCCGGAGCACGGAGCGCGGTCGCGCCGGGCGGCGCCCGACGTGCCCGATGCGTGTCGCGACCTCACGCCGGTGCGCCGCGGCGACGATCGCTCCGCGTCACGCAGCGCGGCGCCGGGGAATGTGCGCCGGCGGTCGCACGGTAGAGTGCGCCGATGCGCGCGTGGGTCTGGGTCGGAGTCTTGTGCCTCGTCGCGTGTGACGACGTCCGGAGCGCCGGCGACGCGGGCTCGGATGGAGGCCGCGCCGGGCTCGACGCGAGCGCGGAGCGAGACGCGGGGCGCGAGCGCGTCGACGCCCGCGTCCTCCCGCCGGACTCGGGTGGCATGGAGGGGATCGACGCGGGCGAGATCGACGCGGGGTCGATCGACGCCGGGGAGGTCGACGCCGCGACGAGCGACGCGGGCGCGGCCGACGCCGGCGGGAGCGTCGACGCGGGCTCGACCGCGCCGTGGGCGCTGTCGATGTCGACGGCCCCGGCCTCCGATGCGATCACGATCGGGGGCGTCAGCGTCGCGCCCGACGGAACGTGTGTCGCCGGCGGGTTCGGCGGCACGCTGCGCGTCGACGCGACGCGCACGCTCGTGTCGCGCGGCAGCTACGACGTGTTCGTCGTGTGCGTCGACGACCGCGGCGGGATCACCAGCGCATGGTCGTTCGGCGGCGCGGGCTTCGACACCGCGGTCGAGGTCGCGCGCGTCGGGAGCGATCTCGTCGTCGCCGGTCGCGTCGCGGGCGACGTCGTGATCGACGGAGCCACGCACGGCGGCGGGTCCGACGCGTTCGTGGCGCGCCTCTCCACGAGCGGCGCGCTCGTGTGGATCGCGCGCGCGAGCGGGGCGTCGTCGTACGCCTACGATCTCGCCGTGGACGCGGCGCGCATCGCGGTCGTCGGGACGTTCGGCGCGTTCTCGGGGCCCGCGGGCACGCTGTCGCTCGGTGGACGATCGGTGGTCGGCCGCGAGCGCGAGGACGCGTTCGTCGCGCTGCTCGATCACGCGGGCGGCGTCTCGCACCTCGCGTCGTTCGGCGCCGAGCTCGACGAGGAGGCCTCCGGCGTGGCCCTGGGCGCGCTCGGCGTCGTGGTGACCGGGACGTTCGAGAGCTGCGCGCTCGAGCTCGGCTCGGGCGTGTCGATCGATCGCGTCGGCGGTGACGCCGACGGGCTCGTGCTCGCGCTCGACGGGAGCCTCGCGCCTCGCTGGGTCGCGCGCGTCGACGGGCCGGGCCGCGAGGACATGGGCGACGTGGCGATCGACGCGGCGGGCGACGTGGTCCTGTCGGGCACGTTCCACAGCGCCGTGCATCTCGGCGGCGAGTCGTTGGTCGCAGGCACGGACTTCTACGCGGGCCTCGTCGCGTCGTTCGCGAGCGACGGGAGCCTGCGCTGGGCGCGGAGGCTCGGCGCGGTCGCCGCGCCGTTCGAGCTCGCGTTCGACTCGGGAGGTCAGCTCTTCGCGGCGGGCTCGTACGACCGCGCCCAGCCGCCGCTCCCCGCGCCGATGCTCGCCGACGTCGTGGTGCACCGGCTCGAGCCGGCCACCGGCGTCCTCGTCGCCGCGGCGGTGCTCGCCCAGCCGGGCAACCAGCAGCCCGCGTCGTTCGGCGTCGGGGACGGGATCGTCGCGGCCGGCGGCGGATGGGTCGCCGAGCTCGACGCGCTCACGCCGATCGAGGAGCCCGTCGTCGCACCGCGCGACGCGTGGGCGCTGCGGTACGGCACGCAGGGGGTCGACGCGTTCGATCGGGTGGCGATCACTCCGTCGGGAGACGCGCTGGTCTCGGGCTACTACGACAACCCGAGCTCGCTGTGGACCGACTTCCGCGAGGAGGCGCTCGTCGCGCGCGTCGGGGCCGACGGGGTGCCGCGGTGGACGCGGAGCTTCGGGAGCACCGACGCGTACGTGTTCGACGTGGCCTCGGACGCGGCGGGGAACGCGTACGCGGTGGGCCGCGTCGCGAGCGCGTGGTGCGTGGGCGGCGCGCTCGATCGGCCGACGAGCCAAGACGCGTTCGTCGTCAGCTACGCGCCCGATGGTGCGCTGCGGTGGTTCCGCCGCATCTCGAGCACGAGCGCGAGCGATCAGCTCGCGAACGTGATCGTCACGTCGACCGGTCGCGTCGTGGCGACCGGCGTCTACGGCGGCACCGAGCTGGTCGTGGACGGGCTGAGGCTCGAGAACCCCGGCGGCGTGGGCCTGCGCGCGTACGCGATCGGCCTCGACGCGGCGGACGGATCGACGGAGATGCTGCGCGGGCTGGCGGCCGGTCATCCCCTCGACGTCGCGCCGGACGCGGCGGGCGGCTTCGTGACGTCGGGCGGCCATCGCTACACGCCGGGGGACCTCGGGTACCAAGGAGACTCCGAGGGTGATGCGTTCGTGGCCCGCTACGACCCGGAGGGCGGCGAGGTCTGGCGCTACGTGGCGGCGCACGTCGACGACACGCGCAGCACGACCGAGAACGACGGCTTCCTCGGCCTCACCGTGGGCCCGTCGAACGTGTTCGTCGCCGGCGTCGTGTACGGTCGCCTGCGGTTCGGCGAGCGAGAGATCCGCTCGACGCGATCGCAGGCGATCGTGGTCGCGCGCTTCTCGCTCGACGGTCTCTTCGAGGACGCGACGGTGATCGAGATCGCCGACGCGCACACCGCGAGCGACATCGACGTCGACGCGTCGGGGCACCTCTACGTCGTCGGCCGGACGTGGCCGGGCGGGCAGGGCTTCGCGGCGTCGCTGGGCACCGACCTGACGCTGCGCGAGCACTGGCTCACCGGCGTCGCCGATCTGCGCGGCGTCGACGCGAGCGCGGCGCCGTTCGTGTGGGTCGCGGGCACGTTCCGCGGATCGGCCGTGCTCGACGGGGTGACCGTGGCGGACTTCGACCAGCCCGGCCTGGACCCCATCGAAGAAGCCGTGCTCTGGCACGTCCCGACCCCTGACGTGAAGCGAGCCCCGCGTGGAGGTGGGCCCGCTCGACGCGCGGGTGGGTCGGGACGCCGCGCACGCTGGGGCACGCGGTCGCGACGATGGGCGGGACAGGGATCGAACCTGCGACCCGAGGTGTGTAAAACCTCTGCTCTGCCGCTGAGCTACCCGCCCGGGCGGACGCAGCGTTACGCGCGACCGCGACGCGCGCAATCACTGGGGGCGCGGATAACGATCGGGGAACCGCTCGACGTACCACGCGCGCAGCGCGGGCAGGTGCTCGAGGCCGACCTGCGGGTGCAGGTGATGCGCGACGTGGTGCCCGATGTTGCGCGGCGCGAGCACGAGCTTGTCGATCCAGCGCAGGTGATGATCGTTCGTCGTCGCGAGGATCGTCGCGAGGCTGCGATCCTCGGCGCGCACGTAGTTGTGCTCCTGCAAGAGGCGCCACGCCGCGAGCAGGCCGGTGATCGTGACCGGGATCACGTAGCCGAAGAGCACCTCGCGCGGCGACGCGATCCACGCCGCGACGACGAGCGCCTGGAACACGCCCTGGCCGAGCTCGGCGCGACCGCAGTCGACGACCTCGCGCGAGTGGGTGAGGTCCTTGCCCGAACGGTCCTGCAGCCAGACGCGCCCGTAGACGTTGCGCGCGCGCGGCCACACGACCGCGAGCAGACCGACGGGCACGCGCAGCGTCCAGAACGGGATGAGCACCGCGCCGCGCAGCACGTTGAGCGCGTACGTCAGCGGGCGGCCCTCGAGGTTCGCCTTGAAGTACGGATCGCTGCGCATCCCGCTGTCGCGGTGATGGCGCAGGTGGTGGTAGCGCATCGCGTTCATCGTCGTCGCGATCGGGTACGCGCAGAGCACCTCGAGCACGCGCACCACGACGTCCTTGTCGCGCATGGGCATGTGCGAGCAGTCGTGCATGAGGATGCCGAGCGCGTGCAGGCGTCCCGCGACGAGCAGCGCGAGCACCGGGTAGCACCACCACGGCGTCAGGAGCATCGCGGTCCAGAGCACGGCGAGCATCGCCCACTCCTCGAGCGCCATGCGCAAGAGGCCCGAGCGCGTCGCGGTGCGCAGCAGCTCGCGTGGCACCGCGCTGCGCGAGAGCTTCGTCTCGCTGCGCGCCGCGTCGAGCGAGGACTCGAGATCGTCGACGAGGTGCGCGTCGTCCAGCTCGGGATCGTGGAGCTCGGGATCGTGCGCGCTCATCGGGGCACCTCGAGCTGGAGCGCGAGCGAGAGCATCACGAGCCAGTACCGGACGTGATCGAAGCCGTGACCGCCCATCGCGGGCTGCGCGTGATCGAGGTGCGGCAGGAGCACGTGCGGCAGGCCGGGCCACACGAGATCGTCGAGGAAGAACTGACCGTCGTGCGCGCGCCCGGGCGCGATCTCGCCGAGCCGCTCGTGGAACGAGTCGAGCCACGTCGTCGGCACGCTCGACCACGACGCGGTCTGGATGACGCGCGTGACGTCGCCGGCGCGCGCGAGCGTGTCGACCACGCGCGCGACGCCCTCGCGGGTGAGCTCGCGACCGCCGGTCGCGGCGCCGATCGCGTGGAGCCCGACGCGCTGCACGCCCTCCGCGATGCGGCGATGCGGGGCGCGCAGCGTCGCGCGGTGCGCGCCGAGCAGCATGCTCTCGAGCACCGGCGAAGGGCCGCGCGGCGTCTGCGAGGTGAGCACGACGTGCGTGCGCTTCGCGAGCTCGTCGTCGTGCGCGACGAGCCATCGCGCCTCGAGCCCTCCGCGGCTGTGCCCCGCGATCACGAGCGCGCGATCGCTCGGGACGTCGCGGCGGATCGCGTCGCCCAGGAGACGCGCATTGCGCGCGATCGGACCCTCCGCGGCGCTGCGATGGAGCACGACCGGGATGCCGAGCGCGCGCAGCGCGCGGGTCGGCGCCATGAGGTTCCCCGGCATCCAGTTGCCGAGGTACCCGCGCACGAACACCACCGCGATGCGGTCGACGACCGGCGCGAGCATCGTGGGCCACGCGTCCTCGCGCAGCTTCGAGAGCGCGGCCCATCGCGCCGCGAACTCGCTCGTCGTCGCGAGCTCGGGCAGCGCGAACGTCGGCGTGGAGGGGTACAGCGCGCGGAACGCGTCGAAGCCCTCGGGGCGCCATCGAGCGGACGTCTGCACGCGCGAGGGTTCCCGCGTTTTCACCACGTGCGCAAGCGACCGTTTGCGCGCGCACGCGTCGCGCTCCCACACTCGCGCCCCGTGCGACCGATGAAAGACGCTCCGGGCAGCGAGAACGTCCCGCGCACCGAGCCCGTCGTGAGCTCGCGCGGGCGCTACGGGACACAGAACCTCGTCGTGCTCGGTGCTCAGGTGCTCGGCTGGGCCGTGGTGCTCACCGCCGTCGAGCTCGCGCCGTACGTCGCGCTTCGCATCGCGCTGATCGCGCTCTTCTGCCTGCTGATGCAGGGCGTGTTCACGATGATGCACGAGCACTTCCATCGGAACGCGCACTGGGTGCCCGCGATCGACTACGCGATCGGGCTCGTCGGCAGCACGCTCTTCGGCACCTCGGCGACGCTCCACCGCGTGCACCACTGGGGGCACCACGTGCGCAACCGGAGCGAAGCGGAGCGCGGCGAGTTCATCCATCCGGGCGAGGCGCCGGCGCTCAAGGTCGCGCTCTACTACTTCGCGATCTGCGGCGGGCTGTGGCTCGGCGGGCTCGTGTTCCCGCTGATCTCGTTCTTCATCCCGTGGCGCTTCGTGCGCTTCCTCGCGCGCACCAAGCGGTTCAACACGTACGCCGCGATGTTCGAGCAGTTCAAGGAGCGCGACTGGACGCGGATGCGCCTCGAGGCGCTCGTGCTCTACGCGTTCTGGGGCGCACTGCTCGCG includes:
- a CDS encoding Hsp70 family protein, which codes for MTESPVLGIDLGTTNSVVAITDGQHARVLADPDGNRLVPSCVSFTPEGQVLVGHAARERRLVDAENTVYSVKRLIGRPFTSPEVQRARERFAFAIEPSRTGGVQVKVRKGTYALPELSALVLRHLREVAEAALGVECRRAVITVPANFNELQRSATQAAGKVAGLEVLRIIHEPTAATLAYGYGRDKPETIAVYDFGGGTFDITVLDLDRDVFEVVSTAGDTFLGGDDIDLAIAELMADACTKEHGYDVRGDLQAFERVRAAAEWAKCQLSSVPEAELTLEQLFTKPGGLMRRAETIDFTFRITAEELEARMRPLIARTFDVVADALREAGRRPREIDNVVLVGGSTRIPLVRRMVEEHFGRAPRADIDPDLVVAQGAAIHAWTLAGKPAASIAPGAPPGGRAALRKGTLASGPRSGELPKQPAFAPPPVAVPKPRLVPPPSALALGARNVVVPSPASLAGPDSMPAPPPVDPFARTSLELGPSSVAVLAPPARVGTTSDSGLLELDDPLSRGKPATRENATPARRPIEVAVPAPIDAPFAEPTARPMVAANVDAPFDLPEAPRKKPRRDATVPFGIGVSSSIDAPFGDEPASAPTRDALAEGIAALDAPLGLPEPAPMVRDPLDAGMFEVELESVPPDAPPVPPPPPPARLAPPPPPPPRRPPPTPILEIEEPAPIVLEELALSPDDFAMPASEPPAQDPRLAPHVPELPIATAAPAPLLMDVTPLSLGLETAGGFCAPIVPRNAPVPAEKSRVFSTARDDQEAVELRICQGESTRFADNELLGTLVFDGIRKARRGAVRIDVSFLLDASGILDVRATDLDTGRAQHTRIHLQGGLDPAEIDAMRRRQERELA
- a CDS encoding DoxX family protein; this encodes MTKSDARFEVGVVPSVGLLVLRAGVGMTMAIAHGWPKLERFMGPEPRFADPFGLGEVPSLALAIFGELVCGVLIALGLGTRLAAIPFAFTMLVAVFVAHAADPWSDKEHAFLFLVPAIALMITGPGRYSIDAWIASRRKR
- a CDS encoding fatty acid desaturase family protein, whose amino-acid sequence is MSAHDPELHDPELDDAHLVDDLESSLDAARSETKLSRSAVPRELLRTATRSGLLRMALEEWAMLAVLWTAMLLTPWWCYPVLALLVAGRLHALGILMHDCSHMPMRDKDVVVRVLEVLCAYPIATTMNAMRYHHLRHHRDSGMRSDPYFKANLEGRPLTYALNVLRGAVLIPFWTLRVPVGLLAVVWPRARNVYGRVWLQDRSGKDLTHSREVVDCGRAELGQGVFQALVVAAWIASPREVLFGYVIPVTITGLLAAWRLLQEHNYVRAEDRSLATILATTNDHHLRWIDKLVLAPRNIGHHVAHHLHPQVGLEHLPALRAWYVERFPDRYPRPQ
- a CDS encoding esterase/lipase family protein yields the protein MQTSARWRPEGFDAFRALYPSTPTFALPELATTSEFAARWAALSKLREDAWPTMLAPVVDRIAVVFVRGYLGNWMPGNLMAPTRALRALGIPVVLHRSAAEGPIARNARLLGDAIRRDVPSDRALVIAGHSRGGLEARWLVAHDDELAKRTHVVLTSQTPRGPSPVLESMLLGAHRATLRAPHRRIAEGVQRVGLHAIGAATGGRELTREGVARVVDTLARAGDVTRVIQTASWSSVPTTWLDSFHERLGEIAPGRAHDGQFFLDDLVWPGLPHVLLPHLDHAQPAMGGHGFDHVRYWLVMLSLALQLEVPR
- a CDS encoding fatty acid desaturase family protein, with the translated sequence MKDAPGSENVPRTEPVVSSRGRYGTQNLVVLGAQVLGWAVVLTAVELAPYVALRIALIALFCLLMQGVFTMMHEHFHRNAHWVPAIDYAIGLVGSTLFGTSATLHRVHHWGHHVRNRSEAERGEFIHPGEAPALKVALYYFAICGGLWLGGLVFPLISFFIPWRFVRFLARTKRFNTYAAMFEQFKERDWTRMRLEALVLYAFWGALLAWGPWSTATLVPAYVAFAFTWSWLQWVYHLRTPIHVIEGTYNLRAPWLVRVLFLSFNYNLTHHRHPSMPWQELRGASDPKETQPLWYRVLLMALPPRPFPTNDAELAALDKRYF